From Daucus carota subsp. sativus chromosome 6, DH1 v3.0, whole genome shotgun sequence, the proteins below share one genomic window:
- the LOC135147179 gene encoding amidophosphoribosyltransferase, chloroplastic-like produces the protein MAMAAAATHLHSLSLAPQKPHLFICKTPYQRPLFSLSKTLTPIPPLSKTLVTALSNNPISTFVTSNNHDPDDDFDEKPREECGVVGIYGDQEASRLCYLALHALQHRGQEGAGIVTNHDNVLHSVTGVGLVSEVFDQSKLDQLPGDSAIGHVRYSTAGASMLKNVQPFVTRYRYGSVGVAHNGNLVNYEELRIKLEENGSIFTTSSDTEVVLHLIAISKARPFFLRIVEACGKLEGAYSMVFLTEEKLVAVRDPYGFRPLVMGRRSNGAVVFASETCALDLIEARYEREVAPGEVIVVDNTGIESSLCLMKHVVPKACIFEHIYFALPNSVVFGRSVYESRRKFGEILATEAPVDCDVVIAVPDSGVVAALGYATKAGVPFQQGLIRSHYVGRTFIEPSQKIRDFGVKLKLSPVRAVLEGKRVVVVDDSIVRGTTSSKIVRLLKEAGAKEVHMRISSPPIIASCYYGVDTPSSEELISNRMTVEEIRDFIGSDSLAFLPIDSMKGFMGTDSKNFCYACFSGNYPVLPTGKVKRVGDFLDDGLSGSIDSFDEGWIHGTKNEVGKTINSVKEEDEVVA, from the coding sequence ATGGCCATGGCCGCCGCCGCCACTCATCTACACAGTCTGTCACTAGCGCCACAAAAACCCCATTTGTTCATCTGCAAAACCCCGTATCAAAGACCCCTCTTCTCCCTCTCTAAAACCCTAACCCCAATCCCCCCACTCTCTAAAACCCTTGTCACAGCTCTCTCAAACAACCCCATTTCCACCTTTGTGACGTCCAATAATCATGACCcagatgatgattttgatgagaaACCCCGAGAAGAGTGCGGTGTTGTGGGGATTTATGGGGACCAAGAAGCCTCAAGACTCTGTTATTTGGCTTTACATGCGTTACAACATCGTGGCCAAGAAGGGGCTGGAATTGTTACTAATCATGACAATGTCTTGCATTCTGTTACTGGAGTTGGCCTTGTTTCTGAAGTGTTTGATCAATCGAAGCTCGATCAGCTTCCGGGTGATTCGGCGATTGGTCATGTAAGGTACTCTACTGCTGGTGCTTCTATGTTGAAAAATGTACAACCTTTTGTTACTAGATATAGATATGGTTCTGTTGGTGTTGCGCATAATGGTAATTTGGTTAATTATGAAGAACTTAGGATTAAGCTTGAGGAAAATGGCTCAATTTTTACGACTAGTAGTGATACTGAGGTTGTTTTGCATTTGATTGCTATAAGTAAAGCTAGGCCGTTCTTTTTGAGGATTGTTGAGGCTTGTGGGAAGCTTGAAGGGGCTTATTCCATGGTGTTCTTGACTGAGGAGAAGTTAGTTGCGGTTAGGGATCCTTATGGGTTTAGGCCTTTGGTTATGGGTAGGAGGAGTAATGGGGCTGTTGTGTTTGCTTCTGAGACTTGTGCATTGGATTTGATTGAGGCTAGGTATGAGAGGGAAGTTGCACCTGGTGAGGTTATTGTGGTGGATAATACGGGAATTGAGTCTTCGCTTTGTTTAATGAAACATGTGGTGCCGAAAGCTTGTATCTTTGAGcatatttattttgctttgcCTAATTCGGTAGTATTTGGGAGGTCTGTTTATGAATCCCGTAGGAAGTTTGGGGAAATACTTGCTACTGAGGCACCTGTTGATTGTGATGTTGTGATTGCTGTCCCGGATTCAGGAGTTGTAGCCGCTCTTGGTTATGCTACAAAAGCAGGGGTGCCATTTCAACAAGGGTTGATCAGGTCGCATTATGTTGGAAGAACTTTTATTGAACCTTCACAAAAGATTAGGGATTTCGGGGTCAAGCTTAAGTTGTCTCCGGTTCGAGCAGTTTTGGAGGGAAAGAGGGtggttgttgttgatgattCAATTGTAAGGGGGACAACTTCCTCAAAAATTGTAAGGTTGTTAAAGGAGGCAGGAGCCAAAGAAGTTCACATGAGGATCTCAAGCCCACCTATAATTGCTTCTTGTTATTATGGGGTGGACACGCCTAGTTCCGAGGAGTTGATATCCAATAGAATGACTGTGGAGGAAATCAGGGACTTCATAGGGTCTGATTCGCTCGCCTTTCTGCCAATCGACAGCATGAAAGGATTCATGGGAACTGATTCTAAGAACTTCTGCTATGCTTGTTTTTCTGGGAATTACCCTGTGCTGCCCACTGGTAAAGTGAAACGAGTGGGTGACTTCTTGGATGATGGACTAAGTGGAAGTATTGATTCGTTTGATGAAGGATGGATCCATGGAACTAAAAATGAAGTTGGCAAGACTATAAACTCAGTGAAAGAGGAAGATGAAGTTGTTGCATAA